In Ostrea edulis chromosome 6, xbOstEdul1.1, whole genome shotgun sequence, a single window of DNA contains:
- the LOC130047042 gene encoding uncharacterized protein LOC130047042: protein MSSVCPNTKEQLARWAEHFKELLNRPPPDITPDINKAKDELKVNLHPPSKIEIKQAIKKIKSAKSSGPDNIPPEALKANPDLTANILHKIFNSVWKDEEMPQNWNSGHLIKLPKKGNLKECKNYRGIALLSVVAKVLNRIILTRLLKAIHEKLRDQQAGFRKDRSCTDQIATLRIIIEQSLEWNTSPFLNFSKQPISIKIRDTIQEEVEEFTYLGSIVSVNGGTDADVKTRINKARVIFNILGKVWNAKNISRNTKIKCKVCFCMGQKHGERQMPRFQKFKDSSITACAE, encoded by the exons ATGTCCTCTGTCTGTCCTAATACAA AGGAACAGTTAGCAAGATGGGcagaacattttaaagaacttCTAAACAGACCACCGCCTGACATAACACCAGATATTAACAAAGCCAAAGACGAACTTAAAGTCAACCTTCACCCTccatccaaaattgaaataaaacaggcaATTAAAAAGATAAAATCAGCCAAATCTTCTGGCCCAGACAACATTCCCCCAGAAGCTCTAAAAGCAAATCCAGATCTTACAGCAAATATCCTTCACAAGATCTTCAACAGCGTATGGAAAGACGAGGAAATGCCTCAAAACTGGAACAGCGGCCATCTAATTAAGCTGCCCAAGAAAGGAAATCTTAAAGAATGCAAAAACTACAGAGGCATTGCACTACTATCAGTAGTTGCAAAAGTGCTAAACAGAATCATCCTAACAAGACTCTTGAAGGCCATACACGAGAAGCTCAGAGACCAACAAGCAGGCTTCAGAAAAGATCGATCATGCACGGACCAAATAGCAACACTGAGAATAATCATAGAACAATCTCTAGAATGGAACACATCCCCATTTCTCAACTTT AGTAAACAGCCTATTAGTATTAAAATAAGGGATACCATCCAGGAAGAAGTTGAGGAGTTTACTTACCTAGGAAGCATTGTGAGTGTGAATGGAGGTACTGATGCTGATGTTAAGACCAGAATAAACAAGGCTAGGGTCATCTTCAACATTCTGGGGAAAGTATGGAATGCAAAGAACATCTCGAGAAACACTAAAATCAAATGTAAAGTGTGCTTCTGTATGGGGCAGAAACATGGAGAACGACAAATgccacgatttcaaaaattcaaagATTCATCAATTACTGCCTGCGCAGAATAA
- the LOC125645789 gene encoding uncharacterized protein LOC125645789, with protein sequence MADLTDIESITKDYSWNKFLEIVENKSKYKYKDVRVDIDWTRTKFVASDPNFNSIGNGHVSGKPMKGKIPPQLIEIPKAQEIYRSVYVNRTEGEQEHSISMQRSTKSICKAYVNKGYTKGINVGLKLAVPGEVANATANFGYSVNVTDNSEESTEQTMTWGSDCKVKVPRNKQVSAKISITEKEYNASFQMKTTIYGTVHIAIHSRLDDKFLFSLDAPFVEIMRWYCHKEWAFRDCTIKDKEVDWDVSGNCYFRFGVEQTVEIQPSL encoded by the coding sequence ATGGCAGATCTTACAGACATAGAAAGCATCACCAAAGATTACTCATGGAATAAGTTTTTGGAGATCGTCgaaaataaaagcaaatataaGTATAAGGATGTTCGAGTCGACATAGATTGGACAAGGACCAAATTTGTGGCATCGGACCCAAATTTCAACAGCATTGGCAATGGACACGTTAGTGGAAAACCCATGAAAGGAAAAATTCCTCCACAGCTGATCGAAATCCCAAAAGCTCAAGAGATTTACAGGTCTGTCTACGTCAACAGAACAGAGGGGGAGCAGGAGCATTCTATCTCCATGCAAAGAAGCACCAAGAGCATCTGCAAAGCTTACGTCAACAAAGGATACACTAAAGGAATCAACGTAGGACTCAAACTGGCCGTGCCGGGAGAGGTCGCAAATGCCACAGCCAATTTTGGATACTCTGTGAACGTCACAGACAATTCTGAAGAGTCCACAGAGCAGACAATGACCTGGGGATCCGACTGTAAGGTCAAGGTTCCTAGAAATAAACAGGTGTCCGCCAAAATATCCATCACCGAGAAGGAGTACAACGCATCCTTCCAGATGAAGACAACCATTTACGGAACGGTGCATATAGCAATCCACAGCAGACTCGACGACAAGTTCTTATTTTCTTTGGACGCACCGTTCGTAGAAATTATGAGATGGTACTGCCATAAAGAATGGGCATTTAGAGACTGCACTATCAAAGATAAGGAGGTAGATTGGGACGTCAGCGGAAATTGCTACTTCAGATTTGGTGTGGAGCAAACAGTGGAAATTCAGCCATCTCTGTAG
- the LOC125645780 gene encoding uncharacterized protein LOC125645780, translated as MKMKRNVTMRVTILVCSILTLVCSFELTLYPSTSCYQEHGDMILKCIVSDQNTTNVKFQFKSRDRPDVVYELNSTSVSSNAVETRIPNVTVQNNVGTYFCRRDDEYSRQITYIEEKVVLPDDVLCYFCKSQGSLESVTCEWMGDNSTCWNLSIVTAGLGYYVDEQTCNVSMTCDEFSPLANCIRARYRTKMKMSAVCPVSSVDGGKFDLKLTGMKLTSTASQIIHKLIDCSIVKLQISDAQTQNVSGTQSVLVWRTTSCMERDCDCRIQCVVKTNDLPHTTVIQRCSSDTLFETVLRNLQEMTQYRTVVRCTTVGSGVWSDEEDVNFTTPLEAPSGGQLVGPGGYNMYVCQERFYCLVLYWRDTKGKVSKYQISVSNQTKKFDFEVPSSPMSQLRIPRTSDCQQFDVSVYGVNSGGISRNGTLLRVKDQSCAIRQSIGCTVQYNQSYDGYQVSTDVNSLCLEKTGCDVTYFWCQGIRNMSHVECENFVWWTTDELNESITFISLHENDRGLNNSLYIGASVSYYGQTTGIDWSACKDNVAKVVSRTGSASAVSIIIPCVVCIVIVVATAFLCARRGLFKEKFRKMATICFKKHVTSVEHFQSDHLTRYQSEAHRRESSDLQQHTQTLSVSIISGSTMSPLEVVVESPDHYQELDFSALVIDLDDSSQGSQTTPESTRSITPDVNTSDAIQSQDSVSITSDVNTSDSIQSQISDYVGLNDLTFITSNGEIEMKTMRDNDGFCSFSDRNQTYGKQNFEVHKCTDNSKATNNMDYVSNFESRTCENILLENGSENNSHCSLSSGYVRADMT; from the exons ATGAAGATGAAGAGAAATGTAACAATGCGAGTTACTATACTCGTGTGTAGTATACTGACTTTAGTGTGCTCCTTTG AACTCACATTATACCCCTCCACTAGCTGTTACCAGGAACATGGAGATATGATACTGAAATGCATCGTTAGTGACCAGAACACCaccaatgtcaaatttcagTTTAAATCACGTGACAGGCCTGATGTTGTATATGAACTAAATTCAACATCTGTCAGCTCAAATGCAGTTGAAACCAGAATTCCTAATGTGACCGTTCAAAATAACGTAGGGACGTATTTCTGTAGAAGAGATGATGAATACAGTCGTCAGATCACGTACATTGAAG AAAAGGTGGTCCTACCTGACGATGTTCTGTGTTACTTTTGTAAATCCCAGGGATCCTTGGAATCTGTGACGTGTGAATGGATGGGAGATAACTCCACCTGCTGGAATCTTTCTAT CGTCACCGCTGGTTTGGGATATTATGTAGATGAACAAACTTGCAACGTCTCCATGACTTGCGATGAGTTCTCTCCCTTGGCTAACTGTATCCGAGCGAGGTATAGAACCAAAATGAAAATGAGTGCAGTCTGCCCAGTGTCTTCTGTGGACGGAggaaaatttgatttaaaactAACTGGAATGAAGCTGACATCAACAGCAAGCCAAATCATTCATAAATTGATAGATTGCTCAATAG TGAAGCTTCAGATAAGTGATGCGCAGACGCAGAATGTTTCTGGCACGCAGTCCGTTCTAGTCTGGAGGACAACATCTTGTATGGAGAGAGACTGTGATTGTCGTATACAGTGTGTTGTAAAAACCAATGACCTCCCTCATACCACAGTCATACAG CGATGCTCTAGTGACACCTTGTTCGAGACCGTTTTGAGGAACTTACAAGAGATGACGCAGTACAGAACTGTGGTACGGTGCACGACAGTGGGTTCCGGTGTTTGGAGTGATGAAGAGGACGTAAATTTCACAACACCATTGGAAG CGCCGTCTGGTGGGCAACTGGTGGGTCCTGGAGGATACAATATGTACGTCTGTCAAGAGCGATTCTACTGTCTGGTTTTGTACTGGAGG GATACAAAGGGGAAAGTTTCCAAATATCAGATATCAGTTTCCAACCAAACGAAGAAGTTTGACTTTGAAGTCCCCAGTTCACCAATGAGTCAACTCCGCATCCCCAGGACAAGTGACTGTCAACAGTTTGATGTCAGCGTCTATGGTGTGAATTCTGGCGGAATATCGAGAAATGGCACCCTCCTTCGAGTAAAGGACCAGTCGTGCG CTATTCGTCAGTCGATAGGGTGCACGGTACAATACAATCAGAGCTATGACGGGTATCAAGTATCCACAGATGTGAACAGTTTATGTTTGGAAAAGACCGGATGTGATGTGACTTATTTTTGGTGTCAGGGAATTAGAAATATGTCCCATGTAGAATGTGAG AATTTCGTCTGGTGGACCACAGATGAACTCAATGAGTCAATCACCTTCATTTCACTCCACGAAAACGACAGGGGACTTAATAACAGTTTGTATATAGGAGCTTCCGTCAGCTACTATGGTCAAACTACTGGGATAGACTGGAGTGCATGCAAAG ATAACGTTGCAAAAGTGGTTTCGAGGACCGGCTCGGCCTCTGCAGTGTCTATTATCATTCCTTGTGTCGTGTGCATTGTGATAGTGGTAGCCACAGCATTTCTGTGTGCAAG GAGAGggcttttcaaagaaaaattccGGAAAATGGCTACAATATGCTTCAAG AAACATGTTACTTCTGTTGAACACTTTCAATCTGATCACTTGACTCGATATCAAAGCGAGGCTCACAGACGAGAGTCTTCTGATCTTCAACAACATACCCAAACATTATCTGTATCTATCATCAGCGGTTCGACAATGTCTCCTCTAGAAGTAGTTGTTGAGAGCCCTGATCATTACCAGGAACTGGACTTTTCTGCTTTGGTAATCGACTTGGACGATTCATCACAAGGATCGCAGACGACACCGGAAAGTACTCGCTCAATTACACCAGACGTTAACACGTCCGACGCTATACAGTCGCAGGACTCCGTCTCAATCACTTCAGACGTTAACACGTCGGACTCTATACAGTCACAGATCTCTGACTATGTTGGTTTAAATGATTTGACTTTTATTACCAGCAATGGTGAAATTGAGATGAAGACAATGAGAGACAACGACGGATTTTGTAGTTTCTCAGATAGGAACCAGACgtatggaaaacaaaatttcgAGGTGCACAAATGCACTGACAATTCCAAAGCGACCAACAATATGGACTACGtgtcaaattttgaaagtagAACTTGTGAGAACATACTTTTGGAAAACGGAAGTGAAAACAACTCACACTGCTCCTTATCATCGGGGTACGTCCGCGCTGATATGACATAG